ATACAATCAAAGTGTAGTAATTAGAGTGCGAAATATAGTTAAAAACGTGAGATCCTAGCCTTCCATCAAATGGCAAAAGTGTGCAGATTTAACGCAAACCATGCTTAGGTCCACGAAAACTTGTTCCCCTCGAAACTACGTATTAAGCGTTTGAACACATACTCCCAATTTATTGTTTAAGAAAAAAATTGAGACTTATGatttaaaacaaaaaataaatatttgttaTGCTATTATTCATGTGgactcatttatatttttctgctATTTGAATTTGTTGATTATGTTTAATTTGTTAGTTCGCCTAGCCAGCAGTTTCTTGAGTTGTCTTGAAGCATAAGCAACAACCTTGTCATGTTGCATTaggatacgcccaagtccaactcttgaaatatcacaatacactataAACTCATCCGCACCCTCTTATGATATCTTCAAAGCCTTTTTTCTTGGACTGTTATATCATGACGTGATTTCGATTTATGTTTAGTTACTGCTGATACGGGCAAACTCATGTTTTACTATGATTTTGTTAATACATGGAACTTTGAGGGACCTTTCAAAGGCAACACTCCAACTGGGGCAGAATCAATCAGTTAATGGAGGGGTTGAGGTAATTCACTCATAACTGTTGTAAGACCAATTTTTTGCACTTTTTTGATATTTGTGTTATGCCAAAATGAAAATCTTGAGGCTCAAGAGATGGTTTCTGCTGGCGCAGAAAATAGTGATGTTTCATCATGATGAATTTGTGCTAGTCCAAAGAGAAGATTTTGTTTAGTAGTTTGATTTGGAACAACATAAGGACCATTCTTTCATTGAGGGTCTGCTTCAGCACTTCACTTAACCTGCCCTCGAGTTCTTATCCTTAGCATCTCGCAGTTTGAACTCTCAACCAGATGGGTTTGGTTTTGTTAGCAAAAGAGAAAGCTAATATACCTTTAGTTAACCACCATCCGTCAACAAAAATGGTCCATTCACAacaaatttaagaaaaatatggCCTTTATGCTTTTCTCTTTTTCTCCGATGGAGTTGGGGGCGGGAGTGCTGAAAGCCGGTCATATATGAAATATCAGCTTCTGTTTCAAGGTTTTTATATCAAACACAATGATGTGGATGTAGAATAATCAATTTTCTTGTGGACTGACTATATCAATATAGACCATAAGTGGACTaagatattttttctttttgCGTCATTTGGAAGTCTCAAATTATGGATAAACAATACAATTTTTGTATTTTGGACATTATGAAGTATGACATAACATATATCTGAGTATGAATCACCTTACTATTGAAAAGAAGTGCGTTAATTTGAGGATTAAATAATAATACATAGAACGTCGACTGGTTCAATGAGTATCTTTGTGCATGACGTAACAAACACATACTATATCAATATCAAATGCCttactttttaaatattattCCATCGATAAAAATAATTTGAGGATTAAGTAATACACATAGACGAGCTACTGGTCTTTGGGCGGTAATTTCCCGATCAATTTACTGATTTATTTATCCTTCAGCTTCTTCCAACGTCTTATTAAATGAAATTTAAGGTGCATTTGCAAAGCTACATTAATACTAGGCTTTAATTACATGAATTGGTCTGTTTTTCTAGTTAATTGATTAATTGGTCAATATTGAATTGATTGCAATTGAAGGATATCATTATTTTCTCCAACTCTTTAGGGGTACAAAAATTGCAGGTAATTATGTATCATAGTTAAATTCAAAATACGACTTTTAAATTTATGTTTATATTTGTTCTCTAATATAAATTCCTTCTTAAACTTGCTCCCATTTTAATGCTCTCCTATTTCTATGTATCCATATAAATATTTgtcataagaaaatattttctaaaaaaatGTATGATTAAAAGAATTTTTTTAGTAAAGGAAAAGATATTTACCGTGGATTGACCAAATATATTCGAAGAAAAAGATAGAAATGGATGGGAGAAGACAAAGCTTGGTATGTTAGTCCTAGGTAAGGTGGGATGCCTAATCTTAAATGGAAGACAAGTCAATGTTACACCGACCGCGCATGATTGATAAGAGTACTATTATTACCGCGTTTTCACTCTTTACCAAGGCTGAACGGGTCTTTACCTAATTAACGTCCTGTAGATTTAGGCGAGGTTTCCTTTTGGGAAGTCCAGTAGTCTTGGTCTTCTTGGTCGTTCCTCTTCCCCGATCTATTCAATCTGCATCGGAAGATCGATCTGCACTTCGATTTACTCTGTTTGGTATATTCATAAATTGGGTGGAATGGCGAGGAGTAGATCGTCTTCCACTACTTTCAGGTACATTAATCCGGCTTACTATCTGAAACGGCCAAAGCGTCTGGCTTTGCTCTTCATCGTTTTTGTTTTCGCCACCTTCTTCTTTTGGGATCGACAAACTTTAGTCCGTGATCATCAGGTTCTTCTTCTCtttcattttccaattttttttcaCCGTCCTTTTTCTCTGATTATTTTCTTTGTGGAATTCATGTTTAATTTTGGATTAAAGTTTTTAAGTTGCGTTCTTTAATTACAAAACAACTATattctttatgttttttttttttttgcaggaaGAGATCTCTAAGTTGAATGATGAAGTGATGAAATTGCGAAATCTGGTTAGTGGTTATCTGAATTATCTATAGCTgtggaattttttattttaataatcaGCCTACTGTCTTTAATTCTTTTGTGGCTGCCATTCCTCTTCTTGCTTTGTCGGGGGACTGTATGCTAGAGCGTCTTTTAATGTGTGCCAGACTGCCAGTACAAAGTTGTAATTACTCGAGCTACCTCCTGTTCTTCCTtcttcaaattagatgaggttgAGAATCTGATTAACTACTTGTAGTGGGGGAAAAAGATAAACTTACTAATTCATGTTAGATTTAACATCTGTGTGTTAATATGGGAAAAATATTAATGTCTAGAGGGATTTATATGGCCAGCTTGGTTATGAAGCCTGAATTTGGTTCGCTTAGCGAAGAGCTACCATGTACCACCTTTACACCTACTTAATACCTCAATCTGCTTAAGTAAGGCTAGTACTGCCCAACACTGAATTCGGTTTGCCTAGTGAAGAGTTCTCTGTCTTTCACTGAGCTTAATACCTCAATCTGCTTCAGTTAGCTCAGGGCTAGTACTGCAGTGTTGGGCCCTATAAATGGGCTTggagtttaaaaaatatttgtgGCATTAAAGCTTAGGACCATCTTACCATGTTTAGATATTATAGGAAATGAAAAAGCAGAAAAAGTCGAGCTACGACCCGGCAAACAGAAAAGGAACCCAACTAAATTAGTCTTAAGAAGGTGATACATCTGGCTCAGCTCAAACCAGGATGTAAAGATTAGCCGATGGACTGACCAAACAAGAGATGGTGGATGGAGTAAGAGTCGAGATGTCGCAATTTACCTATAGTGCACCATAGGTCAGCACCTTTTGTGTTATTCCCTTAGCATTAAAGGGAGAGGTAACAGTAGGTAGCAAAAAGTCCTCGCTGAGGCATGTAGAATGCTTCCTCATTGGGGTTAAGGAGAACTGGAGGAGTGTTCAAGTAGACTTGAGAGTACCAACACCCAATGGCTTAAAATGATGGGACAGAATActctatacacacacacacacacacatatatatatatatatatctatgtgTAATGAAACTTCATGAAAATATCTATGTGCTATGTACTTCTTTCTTTGTCCGTCTTGTTTGTCTAAAAGTTTGGTGGTTTGGTTTATATTTTCTGGAAAAAGAAGCACAAAGAATGGATATAGCTAGTTATGACTTATGCCAGTATTATTTTCATGTGTGCTTGCTTCGCAGTTTACCCATCTTCTGTTGTTTGCAGTATAGCATTCAAgctttttattttaaatactcAACTTGTTTGCATTTATTTTGGATACTGTTTTAGCTGGAAGATTTGAAGAATGGTCGAGTCATGCCAGGTGAAAAGATGAAATCTAGTGGCAAAGGTGGTCATGCAGCAAAAAATATGGATTCACCAGATAATATCCTTGATGCTCAGCGAAGGGAGAAAGTGAAAGATGCTATGCTTCATGCTTGGAGTTCTTATGAAAAATATGCATGGGGTCATGATGAATTACAGGTTTGGATGTTACTTTGAATAAGTTCTTTTTTGTGTTGTTAATGTTGCCTTTTTTGTTGTATCTTGTGATTTCGCATGTTTTGTTGCCTTTTTCCTTTTTGTGTGTTAAGGGGAAATGGGGTATAATAGATGATTAGTTAATTACTTAATTAAATGAGTTAGTTGTAAATTTAAAAaactatttaaaaattaaatgagTTAGTTGTCAATTGACGTTCTCCATTaccttttctttctttgttattTAATTTTCCTAAGTGCTATACCTTTTGTTGACTAGATAAGCATGTGACACTCTAGTTTTTCAGTTACAATATTCTGTAGGTTAGTTTGCAGCAGCAATGACAAAAACTACGCCTCAAAAATATAAATCATCTTGATATAGTTTGCTCTATTTGGGCCCATTTCATGTCAACCTTCAATAGTTTGGGGTTTTCTAACAGTAGAGATTCTCTACAATTCCTAGTAACATACACTTCTTCTTTTGAGAAAAGTAACACAAATTCAAACTTTTTGTTTATTATGTTTTTACTCATTCCATCCCATTTCATGTTCCAGTGGTTGACTGGGTATTAAAGTTAAGAAATAAGGAAGACTTTTTACACGTAATACAAATATATACAACATACCAAAATGACCTTTACTATTAACATCTAAATGAAAGGAGGTAACTTACCTTACCTTCCTGATAAAAAAAGGTTACCTTATCCTCCCAAAGAAAAGGTTGTAAGAGTTCCATATATCACTTACTATTTCTATCTCCTAATAAAAAAAGTTTTTATATTAAGTGGGTTCCTAAGAGGTTATGTCAGTAAGCGTAAAACGTTATTGCGAGGAGTAAATTGTTTGCAATTACAAAAATGTCTCACTCTTCTCTGGATAGACTAAAAAGGAAGTAATGCCACATAAAATGGGACAGGAGGAGTATATGTTCTTTTCTTCATATATCCTGACCAAGTATATTGATTTAGCATGTTTTGATGCTCTGGATATTGCAAATGACTATGAAATAGCAATTAAATGGCTAAgaattggccttttaatttgttCTTTTCTAGGGTATGTTTTGACATGATTCCCTAGATATTTCTGAATTATTGTGAGTGTCCTGGTAGTGAGGATGACAATTTCATCTTGCAAAGTTAATGCGCTTGGGCTTTAAAATACCGACACCTTTATGCTACCTAAACGGAAGAACTTCAATGTTCTGATTTTGCTTAACATTTGGTTGATTTAAAATTAAAACAAAAGTACATCTGCGACAAGTTTCCAGAGAAGCTTTGATGTCAACTTAAAATTAGAGGAAGTTTGGGGTTTAGGCTGTGGAGTTGTATTTCTCAAAACTGGTCTGCTTTATGCTGAACAGTGTTATCGATAAAAGTCGTCTAGCTCAGAAGTTCATGAAAATATGGACTTGGACATGGATAAACATTTTTTTGTGCCCACCTTTGCTGCTACTTGTGTTAAGAACAATATGTATATGGAAAGACACTTTTCTTACTTTTCCTTGAAGATTAAGATGCAACTGTCTTTGTAATTTACATAATCAGCGCTTTCTTTGGTGATATGATGTAACAATTTTTTTTACCTATAGAAGGATATGTTTTTTGATAGGTAGCAGGATATAGTATCCCTTCATATGCAATCTTATTCTactctctttcttctttttctgtcTAAACACACAATTCTAGAAAATATTGACACAAAAGTTCATACCTTGCAGCTTCAGTAATGTTCCTATCATACCCTTGAGGCCGACTTGAATGATTGTATTTATGGAAAATAAAAGGTATATGTAGGATAGGGTAACTAATTCTTGTTGATTTGTAGACATTGGCTTTTGATCATGTACTATAGTTTCTTGACAATCAGAAAGGAAATGACTTCATGAAATCTGTTGGACATATCCTTTTTATTTCGTTTAAAATTGAATATTTTTAGAAGTTGATAAACTTGCCTTGATTCTGCAGTTGGTTTCTGCTTTGTGCTTGTCGTACGATTTACATTACTTCTTTACTGCACTTGtgcaaaattatttaataattatgctgaaaatgTCCAATCTCAGCCGCAGTCAAAGAATGGTGTTGACAGTTTTGGTGGTCTTGGAGCAACCTTAATAGATTCTCTTGACACACTATATATCATGGGCCTGGATGAGCAGTTTCAGAGAGCTAGAGAGTGAGTTTATTCTCTTCCTCTTCTAGAATCATATGTATTACTTATGGTACTTGTTTTGTCCGCAGACAAGAGAAAAATGTTAAACTAAATATAGTGAAAATTATCAAATGCAAGACACTGTGTGTTTTCACTAATTTAAAGTTAAAATGCAACTGCAAGATTGCTGTTTCattcatttatggatttgatgccTTGCATCTGACCGTTGCCAGACGTTGAAGTGTTAATTTTATCACTTCCAGCTTCCTTCTCGTTATTAAGCATATTTTCTCTAATCTATTGGATAGTTTTTGCAAATGATGCAGTATGTTAGGTATTCAAACTTTCCACATGTAATTGTTTTCAATGAATTATTCCACGTGGCTAATAGTGGCTAACACTTTACTGATGGCAGATGGGTTGCGAACTCCTTGGATTTCAACAAGAACTATGATGCAAGTGTTTTTGAGACAACCATAAGGTTGCTTTATAAGGTTTAATATGAGTTTTTTATGAGTTTTCGTTATCCTTTCTCAGCTTCAATGATATAGCACCATGATTCTTGTATGATTAATTATGTTTTTCAACAACTCAGGGTTGTAGGTGGGCTTCTTAGTACGTATGATCTATCTGGTGATAAGCTTTTCCTTGATAAGGCTCAAGACATTGCTGACAGATTGTTGCCCGCATGGAATACAGAATCTGGAATCCCTTACAACACTATCAACTTGGCTCATGGGAATCCACATAACCCTGGGTGGACAGGGGTAAGTTTGAACTCTAATAAATTGCAGTTAATCCCCCCCTGTTGATACTACTCCAATATCTTCTGGCAAAGAGGATGGAGGGATCAGTTATCCCAGAAGGGTGGATGTGATTAATACTGTATGTGACAAGTTATTAGATTTGGTTCCTGATTCGTTCCCTGAAGATTGTGGAGGGAGCCCGACATAGGAGAAAGTATATATCTATTGGGAGGTTTCTGAAGAAGAATCCTCTCTTTAAGTTTCCTTACAATATATTCAAAGAACATTTAGTTTGCTTCTCTTTGTTCTTTTGCTCTTTTCCCTGCATTCACCTCCCCCCTTTCTTTTCAAAGAACTTGTATTCTTACCCATTTAACAAACATATTGACTGATCTAATAGTGATCTTTCTCCTGGAACTTGTCAATAATGCTTATAGTTTCTATAGATTGTATTTTTCCAGAGGTGGTTTGTGCATTTTTTTGAAATTATTGTGCTCTTTGCTCTCAGGGTGATAGTATCCTGGCAGATTCTGGTACTGAGCAGCTTGAGTTTATTGCTCTTTCGCAGAGGACAGGAGAcccaaaatatcaacaaaaggtaTGCCTGAGAAAATTTCTTAAAATACAAACTACGTTCATATTCTCATAAAACTACAACTTGAAACTATGATATGAAAATTGGTATTGTGTAAAATTGATTAAGCTACAGACTTGGGTCAATCTGTCTTATTTCAGGTGGAGAATGTTATCTTGGAACTTAACAAAACTTTTCCAGAGGATGGTTTGCTTCCAATATACATTAATCCACATAAAGGCACAACATCATACTCAACTATAACATTTGGGGCAATGGGCGACAGGTAAATGACCATCGTTTGTCCATTCTtgcttccccggaccccgcgcatatcgggagcttagtgcaccgggctgcccttttttttttGTCCATTCTAGAATGATGCCTGTG
This genomic window from Nicotiana tomentosiformis unplaced genomic scaffold, ASM39032v3 Un00401, whole genome shotgun sequence contains:
- the LOC104095104 gene encoding mannosyl-oligosaccharide 1,2-alpha-mannosidase MNS1-like; protein product: MARSRSSSTTFRYINPAYYLKRPKRLALLFIVFVFATFFFWDRQTLVRDHQEEISKLNDEVMKLRNLLEDLKNGRVMPGEKMKSSGKGGHAAKNMDSPDNILDAQRREKVKDAMLHAWSSYEKYAWGHDELQPQSKNGVDSFGGLGATLIDSLDTLYIMGLDEQFQRAREWVANSLDFNKNYDASVFETTIRVVGGLLSTYDLSGDKLFLDKAQDIADRLLPAWNTESGIPYNTINLAHGNPHNPGWTGGDSILADSGTEQLEFIALSQRTGDPKYQQKVENVILELNKTFPEDGLLPIYINPHKGTTSYSTITFGAMGDSFYEYLLKVWIQGNRTAAVSHYRKMWETSMKGLLSLVRRTTPSSFAYICEKMGSSLNDKMDELACFAPGMLALGSSGYSPNEAQKFLSLAEELAWTCYNFYQSTPTKLAGENYFFNAGQDMSVGTSWNILRPETVESLFYLWRLTGNKTYQEWGWNIFQAFEKNSRIESGYVGLKDVNTGVKDNMMQSFFLAETLKYLYLLFSPSSVISLDEWVFNTEAHPIKIVTRNDHAMSSGGSGGRQESDRQSRTRKEGRFRINH